The Ruania alba genome window below encodes:
- a CDS encoding DUF7507 domain-containing protein yields the protein MTRRSGARARAWGERLRRAVAGAGVGILVGAGLGAVGVVAMPTPAAAAPVSCPVYPVDDSAWTLGNGAPVPSAVSVQSWYRAGSSPFTYFDDQPDPGTNTVVQSVSGVTPGSTLSFDINWSHGIPGPGDVLEVSFRYDEVTYAAVASSYSGTMSTVTVLNGATITPTSGAAAATWASYEVTLPDSIPASGELEFSVAAVTDNVPQGDDFRVRNVMLESEGACAIGLEKSAEVVDANDDGVVGNAGDEIAYTYVSTNTGSSSLFDVTVSEDAAAFTGNGELPTPVHASGGSDLDGEADGLDLSPEESATWTATYTIVPADIDQGQIENQAITSGDTSAGDPVTDTSDDPADPTDVDPNDDGDPDDPTVVPLAPPPAISLEKSGDVSDSNRDGVGGSAGDEIVYTYVATNTGPVTVYDVTVSEDEASFTGSGPLPVPAYSAGGTDIDGEADDMDLAPGESVTWTATYIVTEADVDSLQATITNQATAVGTDAGDVPVSDTSDDPQDTTDMTEGCAAGADACDPTKVEIGHPSGELSLEKSGVLVDANGDGVVGNAGDQIAYTHLVTNTGVETVYDVWVGEIVDTFTGNGARTPTMRYDSGGSDLDGHRDDPDLDPGDTLTWTGLYTLVQADVDQGQVLNQSLVEGVDLNSQLVYDTSDDPTDPTDVTEGCTWGADACDPTVTPLGLDASISLEKTSEVVDTNDDGTTGSAGDVITYTYVTTNTGAVTVYDVTVTEQDAMFTGTGDLPAPAYLEGGTDTDGEGDDMDLAPGETVTWSATYTVTEGDVANGSIENQALTEGTDPNGDPVEDISDDPDDPTDTDANGDGEPDDPTVLELPESPVLSAPPVVPSLPDTGSAGVFAIIGVAVLAVLGGVVLLVVRRRS from the coding sequence ATGACCAGGCGGTCAGGTGCGCGGGCGCGGGCGTGGGGGGAGCGGCTTCGCCGTGCTGTCGCAGGTGCGGGTGTCGGGATCCTCGTGGGCGCTGGACTCGGAGCAGTCGGCGTGGTGGCCATGCCGACACCAGCAGCCGCGGCACCCGTGTCATGCCCGGTGTACCCGGTCGACGATTCGGCATGGACGCTCGGCAACGGAGCTCCCGTCCCTTCCGCTGTGAGCGTCCAGAGTTGGTACCGGGCGGGTTCAAGCCCGTTCACGTACTTCGACGACCAACCTGATCCCGGCACCAATACTGTGGTGCAGAGCGTCTCTGGCGTGACTCCAGGGAGCACACTCAGCTTTGACATCAACTGGAGTCATGGAATCCCGGGACCTGGCGATGTGCTCGAGGTGAGCTTCCGGTACGACGAGGTGACCTACGCGGCAGTGGCCAGCTCGTACAGCGGAACTATGTCGACCGTCACGGTCCTGAACGGCGCAACGATCACCCCGACCTCTGGAGCCGCCGCGGCTACATGGGCCTCATATGAGGTGACCCTCCCGGACTCCATTCCGGCGAGTGGGGAGCTGGAGTTCTCGGTGGCGGCCGTCACCGACAATGTTCCGCAAGGTGACGATTTTCGCGTCCGGAATGTGATGCTGGAGAGCGAAGGCGCCTGCGCGATCGGGCTGGAGAAGTCCGCCGAGGTGGTGGACGCCAATGATGACGGCGTGGTTGGCAATGCGGGTGACGAGATCGCGTACACCTACGTCTCGACCAACACCGGGTCGTCCTCGTTGTTCGACGTGACTGTCTCGGAGGACGCAGCAGCCTTTACCGGCAACGGGGAACTGCCCACGCCGGTGCATGCCTCGGGCGGTTCTGATCTTGATGGCGAGGCCGACGGCTTGGACCTCTCCCCGGAGGAGTCGGCGACGTGGACGGCCACGTACACGATCGTGCCGGCCGACATCGACCAGGGGCAGATCGAGAATCAGGCGATCACGTCTGGCGATACGTCAGCGGGAGACCCCGTGACTGACACCTCGGACGATCCGGCTGATCCGACCGACGTCGACCCGAACGACGACGGCGATCCGGACGATCCCACAGTGGTACCCCTCGCGCCGCCTCCGGCGATCTCGCTCGAGAAGTCGGGCGACGTGTCCGACTCCAATCGCGACGGTGTAGGAGGCAGCGCCGGTGACGAGATCGTCTACACCTACGTGGCGACCAACACGGGGCCGGTGACCGTCTACGACGTCACGGTGTCCGAGGACGAGGCGTCGTTCACCGGTTCGGGGCCGCTGCCGGTCCCGGCGTACTCCGCGGGCGGGACCGACATCGACGGTGAAGCGGATGACATGGATCTCGCCCCGGGCGAGTCGGTCACCTGGACTGCGACGTACATCGTGACCGAGGCCGACGTGGATTCGCTGCAAGCGACGATCACCAATCAGGCGACCGCTGTCGGCACCGATGCAGGCGATGTTCCGGTGTCGGACACCTCGGACGATCCGCAGGACACGACCGACATGACCGAGGGATGCGCGGCTGGCGCCGATGCGTGTGACCCGACGAAGGTCGAGATCGGTCACCCGTCGGGTGAGCTCAGCCTGGAGAAATCCGGGGTGCTGGTCGACGCCAATGGTGACGGGGTGGTGGGGAATGCAGGCGATCAGATCGCCTACACGCACCTGGTCACGAACACCGGTGTGGAGACGGTCTACGACGTGTGGGTCGGAGAGATCGTGGACACCTTCACCGGGAACGGCGCGCGAACACCGACCATGCGTTATGACAGTGGTGGCAGTGACTTGGACGGCCATCGTGACGATCCCGATCTGGACCCCGGAGACACGTTGACCTGGACGGGCCTCTACACGCTCGTGCAGGCCGATGTGGACCAGGGTCAGGTGTTGAATCAGTCCTTGGTTGAGGGCGTCGACCTCAACAGCCAGCTCGTTTATGACACCTCGGACGATCCGACAGATCCCACCGACGTCACGGAGGGGTGCACGTGGGGCGCGGATGCCTGCGACCCGACAGTGACGCCGCTGGGCCTCGATGCCTCGATCAGCCTGGAGAAGACGTCCGAGGTGGTCGATACCAACGATGACGGCACCACGGGTAGCGCTGGGGACGTGATCACCTACACCTACGTGACCACCAACACCGGTGCGGTCACGGTCTACGACGTGACCGTGACGGAGCAGGACGCGATGTTCACCGGCACAGGTGACCTGCCCGCTCCCGCGTACCTCGAGGGCGGCACGGACACCGACGGTGAGGGTGACGACATGGACCTCGCCCCGGGCGAGACTGTCACCTGGTCGGCGACCTACACGGTCACTGAGGGCGACGTGGCGAATGGATCGATCGAGAACCAGGCCCTGACCGAGGGGACCGACCCGAACGGTGACCCGGTGGAGGACATCTCGGACGACCCGGATGACCCCACTGACACCGACGCCAACGGTGACGGCGAGCCGGACGACCCGACCGTCCTCGAGTTGCCCGAATCGCCGGTGCTGTCGGCCCCGCCTGTCGTGCCGAGCCTGCCCGACACTGGTAGCGCAGGTGTCTTCGCCATCATCGGCGTCGCGGTACTCGCCGTGCTCGGTGGCGTGGTCCTCCTGGTGGTCCGCCGACGGAGCTGA
- a CDS encoding aldo/keto reductase codes for MHTREIRAQSGSLDLTEIGFGAAGLGNLYQAIDDEAAQATVDAAWDGGIRYFDTAPHYGLGLSERRLGTGLAGRPRDEYVLSTKVGRLLVPRLPTAAVDDEMFDVPGDLTREWGYDRDSVRRSLDSSLVRLGMDHVDIALVHDPDVSDVPDALDQGVRALLELREAGVVRAVGVGTNDAATAAVALERYDIDTVMLAGRYTLLRNDGFDRVAAAAGDRRVVLAGVFNSGILARETVPTDATFDYFPADPQVLERARAMAQTAAAHGATLPQLAVEHPLRRPEVASVVLGMQTAAEVTANVALRDRPPFTAWDQLEL; via the coding sequence ATGCACACACGTGAGATCCGGGCCCAGTCGGGGTCCCTGGACCTCACCGAGATCGGGTTCGGCGCCGCCGGGCTCGGCAACCTGTATCAGGCGATCGACGACGAGGCCGCCCAGGCGACCGTGGACGCAGCCTGGGACGGCGGTATCAGGTATTTCGACACGGCCCCGCACTATGGGCTGGGGTTGTCCGAACGGCGCCTCGGTACCGGCTTGGCGGGGCGTCCGCGGGACGAGTATGTGCTCTCGACGAAGGTGGGTCGGCTGCTGGTGCCGCGGCTTCCCACAGCAGCCGTGGACGATGAGATGTTCGACGTTCCCGGCGACCTCACCCGCGAGTGGGGGTACGACCGGGACAGTGTGCGGCGCAGCCTCGACAGCTCGCTGGTGCGTCTCGGCATGGATCACGTGGATATCGCATTGGTGCACGATCCCGACGTCAGCGATGTGCCCGATGCCCTGGACCAGGGCGTCCGGGCACTGCTCGAACTGCGGGAGGCCGGCGTGGTGCGCGCAGTCGGAGTGGGCACCAACGACGCCGCGACCGCCGCGGTGGCGCTGGAGCGGTACGACATCGACACGGTGATGCTGGCGGGCCGCTACACGCTGCTCCGCAACGACGGGTTCGACCGGGTGGCCGCTGCGGCCGGTGACCGCCGGGTGGTGCTCGCCGGCGTGTTCAACTCTGGGATCCTCGCCAGAGAGACGGTGCCGACCGACGCCACGTTCGACTACTTCCCGGCCGACCCTCAGGTGCTGGAACGGGCGCGCGCGATGGCTCAGACAGCCGCGGCGCACGGGGCGACGCTGCCGCAGCTGGCGGTCGAGCACCCGCTGCGCCGACCCGAGGTGGCCTCCGTGGTGCTCGGGATGCAGACGGCGGCCGAGGTGACCGCGAACGTCGCGCTACGCGACCGGCCGCCGTTTACCGCCTGGGACCAGCTGGAGCTCTAG
- a CDS encoding amidohydrolase family protein: protein MSADVIDAHAHVWERARTPQSWIDPATMAAIDADFTLTELRAMHDSLGISGVVLVQTAHEEAETREFLSAVDGRWVRGVVGWVDLTGDVTAAVDSLGGRGAGLVGVRHLAHQDPDDEALVRPERAAGIDALGAQGLALDLVLRPEQLAQAVRLAETHSTTLVLDHLGNPPFGTDRWADWERDLTELAQHDHVVAKVSGLGPLDPHACDADGLRPAVDLALEVFGPDRLLFGTDWPVVRLRGDAPQWARAAQNLLAGLSPTERAAVMGGNATRVYGLGEVARDAHT, encoded by the coding sequence ATGAGCGCCGACGTGATCGATGCTCATGCGCACGTGTGGGAGCGTGCCCGCACCCCGCAGTCATGGATCGACCCGGCCACGATGGCTGCCATCGACGCCGACTTCACGCTGACCGAACTGCGCGCGATGCACGACAGTCTGGGCATCAGCGGGGTCGTGCTGGTGCAGACCGCCCACGAGGAGGCCGAGACCCGGGAGTTCCTGAGCGCCGTGGACGGTCGCTGGGTACGCGGCGTCGTCGGGTGGGTGGACCTGACCGGCGATGTGACGGCGGCCGTCGACTCGCTCGGCGGGCGGGGCGCAGGCCTGGTCGGCGTCCGGCACCTGGCGCACCAGGACCCTGACGACGAGGCGTTGGTCCGGCCCGAGCGGGCAGCGGGCATCGACGCACTCGGTGCGCAGGGGCTCGCCCTGGACCTGGTGCTGCGACCCGAGCAGCTCGCCCAGGCCGTTCGTCTTGCCGAGACGCATTCCACCACGCTGGTGCTGGATCACCTCGGGAACCCGCCGTTCGGCACTGACCGATGGGCGGACTGGGAGCGTGACCTGACCGAGCTGGCACAGCACGACCACGTGGTCGCCAAGGTGTCCGGCCTGGGCCCGCTGGATCCGCACGCGTGCGACGCCGACGGGCTGCGCCCCGCCGTGGACCTCGCACTCGAGGTATTCGGACCGGACCGCCTGCTGTTCGGGACGGACTGGCCAGTGGTGCGGTTGCGGGGCGACGCCCCGCAGTGGGCCCGAGCAGCGCAAAACCTACTGGCCGGGCTCTCCCCGACGGAACGGGCCGCCGTCATGGGTGGCAACGCCACGCGCGTGTACGGCCTGGGGGAGGTGGCCCGCGATGCACACACGTGA
- a CDS encoding SDR family NAD(P)-dependent oxidoreductase, whose protein sequence is MSTFDGLVAVVTGGASGIGAAIATRLHDDGAHVVVLDRDLPAGEPAPVPGLPDDVRGLRADVTDSEGVRAAVEQVVAAYGQIDILVNNAGIGAQGTVADNDDAEWARVLDVNVVGMARASRACLPHLRASEHAAIVNVSSIAATAGLPQRALYTASKGAVLALTRAMAADHVREGIRVNCVSPGTVDTPWIGRLLDAADDPGAERAALEARQPHERLVDPTEVAGAVAYLASPASTSTVGVSLAVDGGMHELRLRPR, encoded by the coding sequence ATGAGCACCTTCGACGGCCTGGTCGCCGTGGTCACCGGCGGTGCGTCCGGGATCGGTGCCGCGATCGCCACCCGTCTGCACGACGACGGCGCGCACGTGGTGGTCCTGGACCGTGATCTTCCCGCCGGCGAGCCGGCCCCGGTCCCGGGGCTTCCCGACGACGTGCGCGGGCTGCGTGCGGACGTCACCGATTCCGAGGGTGTGCGTGCCGCGGTGGAGCAGGTGGTGGCCGCCTACGGGCAGATCGACATCCTGGTGAACAACGCCGGGATCGGCGCCCAGGGCACCGTGGCCGACAACGACGACGCCGAGTGGGCGCGGGTGCTGGACGTGAACGTCGTCGGGATGGCCCGGGCGAGCCGCGCCTGCCTGCCCCACCTGCGCGCCTCGGAGCATGCAGCGATCGTGAACGTCAGCTCGATCGCCGCGACCGCCGGTCTGCCACAGCGCGCGCTGTACACCGCGTCGAAGGGGGCGGTGCTCGCCCTCACTCGGGCGATGGCCGCCGACCACGTGCGGGAGGGCATCCGGGTGAACTGCGTGAGCCCGGGCACCGTGGATACCCCGTGGATCGGCCGGCTGCTGGACGCAGCCGACGATCCGGGGGCCGAGCGGGCCGCCCTGGAGGCCCGCCAGCCGCACGAGCGGCTGGTCGACCCGACCGAGGTCGCGGGTGCCGTCGCCTACCTCGCCAGCCCGGCCAGCACCTCCACGGTGGGCGTCAGCCTGGCGGTGGACGGTGGCATGCACGAGCTCCGGTTGCGGCCGCGATGA
- a CDS encoding enolase C-terminal domain-like protein, producing MSKVVAIDVTDIRFPTSADLDGSDAMNPDPDYSAAYLRVDTDAQDEHAGFGFVFTIGRGNDVQAAAVRSLAEQLVGREVEPMLADLGGMWRELVYDSQWRWLGPEKGVSHMAVGAVVNALWDLRAKREGVPLWQLLARLSPAEIVDLVDFRYLTDALTRDEALELLTAAEPGRAEREATLFAEGYPAYTTTPGWLGYSDEKLARLCKEAVADGYHQIKLKVGADLEDDKRRLRIARDAVGPDVKIAIDANQRWDTAEAIEWVNALAEFDLAWIEEPTNPDDVLAHAAIARGVDPVPVATGEHAANRVMFKQLLQAGGAQVVQIDATRVAGVNENLAILLLAAKFGVRVCPHAGGVGLCEVVQHLSMFDAVALSGTTEDRMIEYVDHLHEHFLEPVVIENARYRAPQRPGSGAEMHAASVQEFTWTPAG from the coding sequence ATGAGCAAGGTCGTCGCCATCGACGTCACCGACATCCGTTTCCCCACGTCCGCCGACCTCGACGGGTCGGATGCGATGAACCCCGACCCGGATTACTCGGCGGCCTACCTCCGGGTGGACACCGATGCTCAGGACGAGCACGCAGGATTCGGGTTCGTGTTCACCATCGGGCGCGGCAATGATGTGCAGGCCGCTGCGGTGCGCAGCCTGGCCGAACAGCTCGTCGGGCGGGAGGTCGAGCCGATGCTCGCTGACCTTGGCGGCATGTGGCGGGAACTGGTCTACGACTCCCAGTGGCGCTGGCTCGGCCCGGAGAAGGGCGTCTCGCACATGGCGGTCGGCGCCGTGGTGAACGCCCTGTGGGACCTACGCGCCAAGCGCGAAGGAGTGCCGCTGTGGCAGCTGCTCGCCCGGCTCAGCCCGGCCGAGATCGTGGACCTCGTGGACTTCCGCTACCTGACCGACGCGCTCACCAGGGACGAGGCACTGGAACTGCTCACCGCCGCCGAACCCGGGCGCGCCGAGCGTGAGGCGACCCTGTTCGCTGAGGGCTACCCCGCGTACACGACCACCCCCGGCTGGCTCGGTTACTCGGACGAGAAGCTCGCCCGCCTGTGCAAGGAGGCGGTGGCGGACGGGTACCACCAGATCAAGCTGAAGGTCGGTGCTGACCTCGAGGATGACAAGCGGCGTCTACGGATCGCACGGGACGCCGTCGGGCCGGACGTGAAGATCGCCATCGACGCGAACCAGCGCTGGGACACCGCCGAGGCGATCGAATGGGTGAACGCCCTGGCCGAGTTCGACCTCGCCTGGATCGAGGAGCCCACCAACCCCGACGACGTACTCGCCCATGCCGCGATTGCGCGCGGGGTGGACCCGGTGCCGGTGGCCACCGGGGAGCACGCCGCCAACCGGGTGATGTTCAAGCAGCTTCTGCAGGCCGGCGGTGCCCAGGTGGTGCAGATCGACGCCACCCGCGTGGCCGGGGTGAACGAGAACCTCGCGATCCTGCTGCTCGCCGCCAAGTTCGGGGTGCGTGTATGCCCGCACGCCGGTGGGGTGGGCCTGTGCGAGGTCGTGCAGCACCTGTCGATGTTCGACGCCGTGGCGCTCTCGGGCACCACCGAGGATCGGATGATCGAGTACGTGGATCACCTGCACGAGCACTTCCTCGAGCCGGTGGTGATCGAGAACGCGCGCTATCGGGCCCCGCAGCGGCCCGGCAGTGGCGCGGAGATGCATGCCGCATCCGTCCAGGAGTTCACGTGGACTCCCGCGGGCTGA
- a CDS encoding FadR/GntR family transcriptional regulator: MAVTDTAIETIKQMIVSGELRPGQRLPPEKELSERLGLSRNSLREAVKSLDLIRVLDVRRGDGTYVTSLEPGLLLEAMSFVVDLHQDDSVLEIFEVRRLLEPHAAARAATRITAEELDALAAELDALPAEPTVEELVDHDVRFHAAITAAGGNTYLASLLDSLTSATVRARVWRGITQDGVTDRTLAEHRGILEALRRRDTEMARAALTVHIGGVEAWLRRAAEGEGPVELR; encoded by the coding sequence GTGGCCGTGACCGATACCGCGATCGAGACGATCAAGCAGATGATCGTCTCCGGTGAGCTGCGGCCCGGCCAACGGCTTCCTCCGGAGAAGGAGCTCAGCGAACGGCTCGGCCTCTCCCGGAACTCCCTGCGCGAGGCGGTCAAGTCTCTGGACCTCATCCGGGTGCTGGACGTGCGGCGCGGCGATGGAACCTATGTGACCTCGCTTGAGCCGGGCCTGCTGCTCGAGGCGATGAGCTTCGTGGTGGATCTGCATCAGGACGACTCCGTGCTGGAGATCTTCGAGGTACGCCGGCTGCTCGAACCGCACGCCGCCGCGCGGGCCGCGACGCGCATCACGGCGGAAGAGCTGGATGCACTCGCCGCTGAGCTGGACGCACTCCCTGCCGAGCCCACGGTGGAGGAGCTGGTGGACCACGACGTGCGCTTCCACGCCGCGATCACAGCGGCCGGCGGCAACACCTACCTGGCGAGCCTGCTCGACTCGCTCACCAGTGCCACGGTGCGGGCGCGGGTCTGGCGCGGGATCACTCAGGACGGCGTGACCGACCGCACGCTCGCCGAGCACCGAGGCATTCTGGAGGCATTGCGCCGGCGTGACACCGAGATGGCGCGCGCGGCGCTGACCGTGCACATCGGGGGAGTGGAGGCGTGGTTGCGGCGGGCCGCCGAGGGGGAGGGGCCCGTCGAGCTGCGGTGA
- a CDS encoding Rpn family recombination-promoting nuclease/putative transposase: MASRAERSSPHDGLFRAVVEVPANAASVLASVLPAEVAGGLDQDGLRLEPGSFVDEEMRQRHTDLLFSTRLNVSRRWCMCSWSISPVLTR, translated from the coding sequence ATGGCGAGCAGAGCTGAGCGGTCGAGCCCGCATGATGGGTTGTTCCGTGCTGTGGTGGAGGTGCCTGCGAACGCGGCGTCGGTGCTGGCGTCGGTGTTGCCTGCCGAGGTTGCGGGCGGGTTGGACCAGGACGGGTTGCGGCTGGAGCCTGGCAGTTTCGTCGATGAGGAGATGCGCCAGCGGCATACGGACCTGTTGTTCAGCACCCGGCTGAACGTGAGCCGACGCTGGTGTATGTGCTCGTGGAGCATCAGTCCAGTCCTGACCCGTTGA